A single Eremothecium sinecaudum strain ATCC 58844 chromosome VIII, complete sequence DNA region contains:
- the YSH1 gene encoding cleavage polyadenylation factor subunit YSH1 (Syntenic homolog of Ashbya gossypii AGR279C; Syntenic homolog of Saccharomyces cerevisiae YLR277C (YSH1) and YOR179C (SYC1)), with the protein MTQDKLGTDSFRFFGLGGSNEVGRSCHILQYKGKTVMLDAGVHPAHQGIASLPFYDEFDLSKVDVLLISHFHLDHAASLPFVMQRTNFQGRVFMTHPTKAIYRWLLSDFVKVTNIGNDSSAGGDENLYTDEDLAESFDRIETVDYHSTIDVNGIKFTAYHAGHVLGAAMFQVEIAGLRILFTGDYSRELDRHLNSAEVPSLPSDILIVESTFGTATHEPRISKERKFTQMVHSTVSKGGRVLLPVFALGRAQEIMLILDEYWSQNAEELGGGQVPIFYASNLARKCMTVFQTYVNMMNDKIRKKFRDSQTNPFIFKNIAYLKNLDEFQDFGPSVMLASPGMLQNGLSRDLLEKWCPDEKNLVLITGYSVEGTMAKFLMLEPETIPAINNPDVTIPRRCQIEEISFAAHVDFRENLEFVEKIGAPNIILVHGESNPMGRLKSALLSNFSSLKGTENEVHVYNPKNCVPVDLEFKGVKIAKAVGNIVDEMIPVKTEHTENTKENSDLEEQKDQQSEAKLSEEQGLEGGEHVISGILVSDEKNFDLNLVSLSDLREHHTDLSTTVLKERQTVYVDCKNELIYWHLCQMFGDIEVLVDEEGSTITKTDPMAENKKSGALVVRIMGDVKLSVSGNIATLEWTQNIISDSVADSIIAILLSVDSSPASVKMTSSGCNADGHEEGSETLWKIKQIAKLFTEQFGDSFTLLLDKSNESKSEEEIKGTVTIGKSAATVNFSKMLVEECNSNPLKGRIESILGIGADLVAPLC; encoded by the coding sequence ATGACTCAAGATAAATTGGGCACAGATTCATTCAGGTTCTTTGGCCTAGGTGGCAGTAATGAAGTTGGTCGTTCGTGCCATATTCTACAGTATAAAGGTAAAACCGTGATGCTTGACGCAGGTGTTCATCCTGCTCATCAAGGGATTGCATCGTTACCTTTTTATGATGAGTTTGACCTTTCGAAAGTTGACGTGCTATTAATTTCCCATTTTCATTTGGATCATGCTGCCTCGTTGCCATTTGTAATGCAGAGGACAAACTTTCAGGGAAGAGTATTCATGACCCATCCTACTAAAGCTATTTATCGTTGGTTGTTAAGTGATTTTGTGAAGGTTACCAATATTGGCAATGATTCTTCAGCAGGTGGAGACGAGAATCTTTATACAGATGAAGACTTGGCAGAATCCTTTGATAGGATAGAAACTGTGGACTATCATTCGACCATCGATGTGAATGGTATTAAGTTCACTGCATACCATGCAGGCCATGTCTTAGGTGCGGCAATGTTTCAAGTGGAGATAGCAGGCTTACGGATTTTGTTCACAGGTGACTACTCACGGGAGTTGGATCGTCACTTAAACAGTGCAGAAGTTCCCTCCCTACCATCTGATATACTAATTGTTGAGTCCACTTTCGGAACAGCAACACATGAGCCAAGAATAAGTAAAGAGCGCAAATTCACGCAAATGGTTCATTCCACTGTGTCGAAAGGTGGTCGTGTACTTTTACCTGTCTTTGCATTAGGAAGAGCACAAGAAATAATGTTAATCCTGGACGAATATTGGTCTCAAAATGCTGAAGAGCTGGGTGGTGGTCAAGTTCCTATTTTTTATGCGTCAAATCTAGCAAGAAAATGTATGACAGTGTTCCAAACTTACGTTAACATGATGAATGATAAAATTCGAAAGAAGTTTAGAGACTCTCAGACAAATCCCttcatttttaaaaatataGCGTACCTGAAGAACCTGGATGAATTCCAGGATTTTGGCCCAAGTGTCATGTTAGCCTCTCCAGGTATGCTACAGAATGGTTTATCAAGGGACTTGCTAGAAAAATGGTGCCCTGATGAGAAGAACTTAGTCTTGATCACCGGTTATTCGGTTGAGGGTACTATGGCAAAATTTTTGATGCTGGAACCAGAAACGATTCCTGCGATCAACAATCCAGACGTCACAATTCCAAGACGTTGCCAAATTGAAGAAATATCTTTCGCAGCTCATGTAGACTTCAGAGAAAATTTAGAATTTGTTGAAAAGATTGGCGCGCCAAATATAATTCTGGTTCATGGTGAATCAAATCCTATGGGTCGTTTAAAGTCAGCTTTACTTTCGAACTTTAGTTCACTAAAGGGTACCGAAAATGAAGTACACGTCTACAACCCAAAGAATTGTGTTCCTGTTGACCTAGAATTTAAAGGAGTCAAAATCGCAAAGGCTGTGGGAAATATTGTCGATGAAATGATTCCAGTTAAGACCGAGCATACTGAGAACACGAAAGAGAATTCTGATTTAGAAGAACAGAAAGACCAGCAAAGTGAAGCAAAGCTCTCGGAAGAGCAGGGATTGGAAGGAGGAGAACACGTTATATCGGGTATTTTGGTATCGGATGAGAAGAATTTTGACCTAAATCTTGTTTCTTTGTCGGATTTACGAGAACACCATACAGACTTATCTACTACCGTTTTGAAGGAACGACAGACAGTCTACGTAGACTGCAAAAACGAACTAATATACTGGCATCTATGCCAGATGTTTGGTGATATCGAGGTACTAGTGGATGAGGAGGGCTCCACCATAACCAAAACTGATCCTATGGCGGAAAACAAAAAATCTGGTGCATTGGTCGTCCGCATTATGGGAGATGTTAAGCTTTCCGTTTCTGGAAATATTGCCACATTGGAATGGACTCAGAATATCATTAGCGATTCTGTTGCTGATAGTATCATCGCCATCCTACTGAGTGTAGACTCGTCTCCTGCCAGTGTGAAGATGACAAGCAGCGGCTGTAATGCTGACGGCCATGAAGAGGGTTCTGAAACCCTATGGAAAATAAAACAAATCGCCAAATTATTCACTGAGCAATTTGGCGATAGTTTTACTCTACTTTTAGATAAATCTAATGAAAGTAAatcagaagaagagataAAGGGTACTGTTACCATAGGAAAAAGTGCTGCTACTGTTAATTTCTCAAAAATGCTGGTAGAAGAATGCAATTCAAACCCTTTGAAAGGAAGAATAGAGAGCATTTTAGGTATTGGGGCAGATCTAGTCGCGCCATTATGTTAA
- the DBP9 gene encoding ATP-dependent DNA/RNA helicase (Syntenic homolog of Ashbya gossypii AGR278C; Syntenic homolog of Saccharomyces cerevisiae YLR276C (DBP9)), with product MSSNTSVSEAYIDESVTFSSLQLDLRLLQSLKNSGYNHPTLVQSNAIPLALQEKRDIIAKAATGSGKTLAYLIPVLQTILDFKKTTNENEDVGTLGIILVPTRELAHQVHMVLEKLVLYCAKDVRMLNLSSSVNESVLGSLLSERPEIIISTPAKLLGVLEGKQSEYVSLDELRFLVIDEVDLILTFGYQEDLMKISGYLPLKKNLQTFLMSATLSDEIQELKAKFCRSPAILKLNDEQITKDQKKLIQYYVRVSEFDKFLLGYVIFKLGLIKGKTIVFVNTIDRGYRLKLVLEQFGIKSCILNSELPMNSRQHIVDQFNKNVYNLLIATDDSEYDKEEEAGAEEEQPSEESQENAKTEKSSKKAKDGVKADKEYGASRGVDFKNVSCVLNFDLPTTAKSYVHRIGRTARAGQSGTAISFVVPQKEFGKHKPSMLVTAKKDEKIISRIIKQQTKLGFEIQPYSFDINQVEGFRYRMEDGFRAVTQVAIREARIKELKQELLASEKLKRHFEENPQDLVSLRHDKELHPARVQQHLKRVPEYLLPESARQNKAKIGFVPFHNSKKKHGKVRKDRKDRKRGSGKKSDPLKNFK from the coding sequence ATGTCTAGTAACACTAGTGTATCGGAAGCGTACATTGATGAATCTGTAACGTTTTCTTCCTTACAATTGGATCTAAGATTATTACAATCATTAAAGAATAGTGGGTATAATCACCCAACATTAGTTCAGTCAAATGCTATACCTTTAGCTTTGCAGGAAAAGAGAGACATTATTGCTAAAGCCGCTACTGGTTCCGGTAAAACTCTTGCATATTTGATTCCTGTTCTTCAAACGATCCTGGATTTTAAGAAAACCactaatgaaaatgaagatgttgGTACTTTGGGTATTATTCTGGTACCAACTAGGGAATTAGCACACCAAGTGCACATGGTGCTTGAGAAATTGGTGCTTTACTGTGCTAAAGATGTGCGGATGTTGAATTTATCTTCTAGCGTTAATGAATCGGTATTGGGCTCTTTACTTAGTGAACGCCCAGAAATAATTATTTCAACCCCAGCGAAACTTCTAGGAGTGCTTGAGGGGAAGCAGTCTGAATATGTTTCTCTGGATGAGCTTAGGTTTTTGGTGATTGACGAAGTTGACTTGATTTTGACTTTTGGTTATCAGGAGGACTTGATGAAGATATCAGGATATTTACCACTGAAAAAGAACTTGCAAACTTTCCTGATGAGTGCAACGCTAAGCGATGAAATCCAAGAGTTGAAGGCTAAATTCTGTAGATCTCCCGCAATCCTAAAGTTGAACGATGAGCAGATCACCAAGGATCAAAAGAAGCTAATACAGTACTACGTAAGGGTATCAGAGTTCGATAAGTTTTTACTCGGCTATGTTATTTTCAAGTTGGGTTTAATTAAAGGAAAGACGATTGTTTTTGTGAATACCATTGATAGGGGTTACAGGTTAAAATTGGTGTTGGAACAGTTTGGTATCAAATCGTGCATATTGAATAGCGAGCTGCCCATGAATTCCAGACAACATATAGTTGACCAATTTAACAAAAACGTATACAACTTATTAATTGCTACTGACGACAGTGAATAtgataaagaagaagaagctgGAGCTGAGGAGGAGCAACCCTCCGAAGAATCCCAAGAGAATGCTAAAACAGAAAAGTCGTCAAAGAAAGCTAAAGACGGTGTCAAGGCAGACAAGGAATACGGTGCATCTCGTGGTGTGGATTTCAAGAACGTTTCATGTGTACTAAACTTTGATCTTCCAACTACAGCAAAGTCATATGTTCATAGAATTGGTAGAACTGCTCGTGCTGGGCAATCGGGTACGGCAATTTCATTTGTCGTTCCTCAAAAGGAATTTGGTAAGCATAAGCCATCTATGCTAGTGACAGCGAAGAAGGATGAAAAGATCATAAGTAGGATCATAAAACAGCAGACTAAACTAGGATTTGAAATTCAGCCATATTCTTTTGATATCAATCAGGTAGAAGGGTTCCGTTACAGAATGGAGGATGGTTTCCGTGCTGTAACGCAGGTTGCAATTAGAGAAGCACGTATAAAGGAGCTGAAACAGGAGTTACTTGCAAGTGAAAAGCTGAAAAGACATTTTGAGGAAAATCCACAAGATTTAGTGAGCTTGAGGCACGACAAAGAACTTCATCCAGCCCGTGTGCAACAGCATTTGAAGAGGGTTCCGGAGTATCTATTGCCCGAAAGTGCAAGGCAGAACAAAGCAAA